The following coding sequences lie in one Rutidosis leptorrhynchoides isolate AG116_Rl617_1_P2 chromosome 4, CSIRO_AGI_Rlap_v1, whole genome shotgun sequence genomic window:
- the LOC139840815 gene encoding probable leucine-rich repeat receptor-like protein kinase IMK3: MEINGELIKFNGGEDLTSFEILDAPGEVIGKSSYGTLYKANLVTNDSVVCLRFFRPTCTKKVQDLMHMVQLLGSIRHPNLVPLYGFYYGPRGEKLLVHPYYEKGNLAQFVKDRKDECHKWTVISKISKGIAKGLDYLHNGLQNPIIHGNLKSKNIFLDQNQQPFISDFGLHAFLNPSAAQEMLEAAAAEGYKAPELINIEDMNEATDIYNFGLILLELVTGKILVNKNSNSVHDSYLDNSLRNAVLDNRISDLYHPDLLIDGNKGDGNLVNEERVLGFFRLAMDCCSISPSLRPDIKQICKKLQDIGHQEDQIMRSMMIMDS; this comes from the exons ATGGAAATTAACGGGGAATTGATTAAGTTTAATGGTGGTGAAGATCTAACTAGTTTTGAAATATTGGATGCTCCTGGTGAAGTTATTGGTAAATCTAGTTATGGGACATTGTATAAGGCTAACTTAGTGACCAATGATTCAGTTGTTTGTTTGAGATTCTTTAGACCAACTTGTACAAAGAAAGTACAAGATTTGATGCATATGGTGCAACTACTGGGGTCAATTAGGCATCCTAATTTGGTACCTCTTTATGGGTTCTATTATGGGCCTAGAGGTGAGAAGCTTCTTGTTCATCCTTATTATGAGAAGGGAAATTTGGCCCAATTTGTTAAAG ATAGAAAAGATGAATGTCATAAATGGACAGTCATCTCTAAAATATCAAAAGGCATTGCTAAAGGATTAGATTATCTACATAATGGGCTTCAAAATCCAATCATCCATGGAAATCTCAAGTCAAAAAACATATTTTTAGACCAAAATCAGCAGCCATTTATATCAGATTTTGGTCTACACGCATTCTTAAATCCATCTGCAGCTCAAGAAATGTTGGAAGCAGCTGCTGCTGAAGGGTATAAAGCACCCGAATTGATCAATATAGAAGATATGAATGAGGCTACTGATATTTACAACTTTGGGCTGATTTTACTAGAATTAGTTACCGGAAAAATACTAGTTAACAAGAACTCAAACTCTGTTCATGATTCATATTTGGATAACTCGTTGAGGAATGCAGTATTGGATAATCGGATATCTGATTTGTATCATCCTGACCTTTTGATTGATGGTAACAAAGGTGATGGAAATTTGGTAAACGAAGAGCGCGTTTTGGGATTCTTTCGGTTGGCTATGGATTGTTGTTCTATATCGCCATCTCTCAGGCCCGATATAAAGCAAATTTGTAAAAAACTTCAAGATATTGGACATCAAGAAGATCAAATTATGAGAAGTATGATGATCATGGATTCATGA